The nucleotide window ATCAAACACTGCCTGGTTGGCATTAAGGACAAACCACCGGCCCTTGCTGCACTGCGACAGGAACTCGGTGTGTCCCAATCCCGCACTGCCTTCCTCGGCGATGACCTCAACGACCTAGCGGTCAGAGGTCACGTGGGACTTCTGCTGGCACCAAACGATGCCTGTCGCCCCCTGCGGCAACAGGCCGATGCTGTGCTGCAGAGCCGCGGTGGGCACGGTGCTGTAAGGGAACTGGCGGAACGCATCCTGCAGGCGCGTGGGGACTGGGCGGCGCTGCGCCGCCACGGCTGGCGTGACCGCAATGACTGAGTCACTCTCTCCAGCCGGTGGCGTTTTCCTGCTGGGACTCGGGGCTCAGAAAGCCGGCACCACCTGGCTACATGAACAGCTGCAGCGCAGGGCTGATACGGACTTCGGCGTTCTGAAGGAGTACCACGTGCACGATGCCCGAACCATGCCGGAATTGGCTCGGTTCCGGCGCATTGAGATGTCGCTAAGCCAGCCCCGCAGCTGGATTCAGCCCCGCAGCTGGATGCGCCAGCTGTTCATCCGCCAGCCAGACCTCTACTTCGACTATTTCGCCTGGTTGCTGCGCAGACCGCGCCGCAAAGGCTGCTCAGTCACCTTGACCGGAGATATCACGCCGTCGTATGCGGCACTATCAGCAAACACGCTTCAATTAATCCAATCCGGCTTCCGACAACGCAGCATCAACGTGCGTCCTGTGTTCCTCATGCGGGACCCGATCGAGCGGCTGATCTCCAGCCAACGCATGAAACAACGCAAGCTCGGCAAGCGAGATGCAGCGAGTGAAATCGCCGGCTTACGCAAGCGGGTGCGCAAGGGCCCGAGTCTGCGCAGTGATTACGGCCGCACCCTGGAGAACCTCAGACACAGTTTTGGGATCCAGGAGTGCTATCTCGGTCTCTATGAAACGCTGTTTCAAACCGAAACGTATGCGCAACTCTGTGCATTCCTCGGTCTTCGTTACCACGAACCAGCTTGGGACCAGCGCGTGAATGCGAGTGACAGCAGCACTGACATCCCCGACGATCTCTTGG belongs to Synechococcus sp. WH 7805 and includes:
- a CDS encoding HAD family hydrolase, giving the protein MQHLLREWQWHRQRQRLATLQLLVLDVDGVLTDGGLWFNPDGQLQKRFDVRDGLGLRLLQKASLHLAFLSGGQGGATEVRARQLGIKHCLVGIKDKPPALAALRQELGVSQSRTAFLGDDLNDLAVRGHVGLLLAPNDACRPLRQQADAVLQSRGGHGAVRELAERILQARGDWAALRRHGWRDRND
- a CDS encoding sulfotransferase family protein, which translates into the protein MTESLSPAGGVFLLGLGAQKAGTTWLHEQLQRRADTDFGVLKEYHVHDARTMPELARFRRIEMSLSQPRSWIQPRSWMRQLFIRQPDLYFDYFAWLLRRPRRKGCSVTLTGDITPSYAALSANTLQLIQSGFRQRSINVRPVFLMRDPIERLISSQRMKQRKLGKRDAASEIAGLRKRVRKGPSLRSDYGRTLENLRHSFGIQECYLGLYETLFQTETYAQLCAFLGLRYHEPAWDQRVNASDSSTDIPDDLLAELGQSLADDVKAVRQLLPEVDLEQHWPTASRWCR